The Engraulis encrasicolus isolate BLACKSEA-1 chromosome 22, IST_EnEncr_1.0, whole genome shotgun sequence sequence CTAACGGACGCTACATTTGCAACTTTTATGAGCAGTGTCTGCTTGTAGCCCAGCATCACTAGTCCCCTTATTCAGGGGGGGTCTGATATTGATGGTTAGAGCTAGCTACGAGTCAGGTAAATCTGAGACAACTCGTGAATCATGGGCAATAAATTAGATGGCATCAAAATTAGGATAAGCACCTAAACCAAAATGATAGCCAAGACATCCAATCATCCTAAAGTTCGCCCCACAACGTGTGAGTTCATTATGTAAGCCTAGCGTTTTGGTAGCTAGAGAACGCACAAGGTGTAGACAGTAGCTCTAGTGTCATTTTATTACGACTGTTGTCGGCCACAGCCATGCCACATAACCAATACGTAATGATAAACCTCGCACTTCACATAGCCTCAGCTGACTAGATTCCCCACTGCTGCCTTCCCCACTCCCGCACCCTCAAAACTCGAACACAGAATACAGAACACAGGCGTGACACAGAACACAGACTTCATGTATATGTTCTGTGTTACGTCTGTGTTCTGTATTCTGTGTTCGGGTTTTGATACAAAATGTTAGTACTCTGTACAATTTCCCAGACCCTATGTCAATTACAAAGCATAACTTTCAAGACTGGTGTAGAATGTAGTTTCAGTTTCTTTTGATTTAAAGCTTTTGTTACAAGCTGAGTGTAAATTATACTCTCATGCCATGTCTCTTTTCCAAATGTATCTCTTTGTCCTGTCTCAGTAACAGACCAGCCAGATCGGATTCAGCCAGAAACAGAAGTCTACTGTCGAACTGACCCACCTGTGACCTGAAGAATGGAACCTGACTCAAAGTGCTGACCTGGGATAAAGCTGTCTATGAAGTGAAGGTAATTTTCTGAGCTCTCTGAAATGTTTTACTTTGTCATAACCATGTCATCCTTTTAGTGAGTAGTGTATTGTAGCAGATTCATTATCAATTGCAGCAAGCTAAGGCTTCATTGAATGTCAATTAATTACTTTGAGGGTGCTGACACAAATGAAAACAACATGTAATAGAAAAGGGGTGCATCTTTCAGCAAGTGTCTTTAGTCagtaaacaaaagacacacacacaatgcaaggtACGCCCCTATTTTATTACACCTGAAAAGAAAAAACTAGAAAATGGAGATTTCTATTCAGTGCATGCAGTCTACTTTATGCTGCTGCAAAGACTATGGCCCGTCCACAGATCCCCTCACTGAGCATCCACCTCCCCTCAATTCAACACCAGTAAAGACCCGTCGCCTGCAGCATCATCTTACAATTACAATTTGCTCCAAATAGTGTATGTTGGCATCCCTTGGgaagggaaatgttaattgcataGATTTTTGACCATTGTATACACCACCATTTTCACGTTCgatttttctctttatttcctgGCAGCCCTCCATTTCAATGAGAATGCTGCACGAGACCAGGCCACCACATCCACAGATCCCCTCTACAGGACCCATTACTCCAATGCCATGAAGAGGGAGGCAAGAGTGAAGCCTGAATAAAATGACAACATCTGGTAAATAATTCTTATTTTAATTATATAGAAAAAGTTATAAAAATAAGACTTGTAATCTGAATTAAAACAGTAAAAACAGGATATTTACATAAGAAATTTACACTTTGAATAGTTTTGCAAAATAAATGTGAAAATACAATAGAAATACAACATGTCTTTCATTGCATAGGATGCGTTGAAGTGGGCCTGAGAAGGAGGGGGTGATCACCAGCTGCATCTTCCGCTTCAACGCAGGGGAGGCAGTCTGAAGCCCATGTATTGCTGTTGACTATCTGGAAACTCCCGACGAACACGCAGGACGACACATGATGGAACCACGACTCTTATGTGGCGCCCCAGGAATCCCCAACACCAACTGACAAACATCCTGTAGGCCAGATATCTGTAACGGCTACAAACAAAATGTGCTTTTAGATGACTTTtataataaaaaatgtttttggtttcTACACACGTTTTGGGTCACTTTGTATTTGAAGATATTAGTCATACACAAAATCTACCAGTCATAAGGCATTCTTGCATTTCATTGGTGTTTATAATATGGCCTTTACTGATATAAAGGTATGAGCACAAGAAGTAAGATAAgactgtttgctgaaaatgtcataCATTTGTGATATGGTAGAAGTAAAGAGTGAACATACTGCTCTATGCCCCGTAGCCGTACTGGTCCATGATCTGCTCTGTAGATGTTGTACATGGCTTGAAGCACATACACATTGAGGGACGTGGCATAAAATCCAGGATGGTCGATAACACACTGAGGCTGAGTGCCCTCCACCTGCTCCATGCGCCTTGTGACCTGTTAGGTAGTAGGATGATACAGGTAAGGTGAGTGTTGCAAGCAAATACTATGGTGGCCCTGTCACCTGAGGAGGCAAAAGTAGAATTAGCCTAGTGTGGTCAGTACTAACCGGCACATGATATTTGTTACAGTTACTACATTGCATCTAATGTGGGGGTGAGATGTTACTGGGGGGATGCCATAAAAATATTCCCCCTAAATTTGATTTAGCCAGTGCAGGATCACACAACAATCTAGCCTACTGCAAACCAGTTACTCTACCAAGGTTTTGTGTTGGAAGAAACCCATGGCATgtgtattattttttaattattattatttacttctactttggctACCCTTGTTTACGCTAACCCTACATGACAAACACCAAGAGATACCCTACACACTAAGTGATGGAGAAAACATTACCTCTGGGACCTCCTGACAGCACAAGCTCTCGTGTTCAGTAGGCATTGCACCACAGTTCCCACATCTGCACCTATGAAAGGACGGAGGGAATGAGTCAAATTTCCTCCAGCAATGTACagtctaggtcagtgtttctcaaccaggatgccgggcaccctggggtgccgcaaaCGTGGcttataaataaatgatgtaatttaacacatatttgtctaaattaataaagtattgcttagtcggtgctcagtggagtctttcatctgccacttacgcacaataaagtaaatttaggtcgccctgTGATATCCGATGCAATGCCATGctacagcttgttgcttaggggtgccttgaacatttccagtaactgaaagggtgcctcgcctacaaaaaaaggttgagaaacactggtctaggtgaTCTCCTTGACCACGTCCCCTGTAAAGCTAAAGGCATTTGTATTGTCATATcattgtaatttctaaagttgctttacGAAGGTGCACAAGCTATTTGTCTTTCTGAAGGTTCCATACCATTTGAAACGATAGCGCCTATGGAATGGTACAAAATATCGCCTCGCCTAGCCTTTCCAGTCAAAACACTGTTCAATATTTACATAGACTTAAGATAATAGAAATACAGAGGGATGCAATCATATTGTTTGGTCAGTATGATCTCTAATAGGACGATTACAGTAGGCTACGTTTACTCTGCTAGACAGTAGCTGGCTagcctgtctgctgaaacttgagaGATCAGCGATGCAGATGGAAAGAAAGTACAAAATTGACTAACCATTCAGAAACTGGTTTTGGTATTCGTGGGGATCTAGgtggctcctcttcctcttgttcgGCGTCTGGGTCTGACAAGGGGTCAAGCACGTATGGCTGGATAATTGCCGGTCTGTTAAAAGCCATTGCGATTTGGTGGTGCTACGCTCCAGTTCTCTCGCGGCCAACCTGGATGTTGGCTGCGCTGCAAGCCAAGACGGGGCGTGGCTAGACCAGGGACCGAGCAGAACCGCGCAATTTAGAAGTGACTGGCGCTGACAAGATTTCAAGCTGGCGAAACTTCGGTGTTCCGATGATTTTGAACAAATAACTTCATGGACGTGTTCTGTATAGCCCATAGACCAATTCTAACTGCTGAATGACGGGGTTTAATATGTCACCTTTaaatctttgaccgagacagcaagtctttgtgatgtatcaagagccacagtatccaaggtaatgtctgcataccaccaagaatgATGAACCACAtcctgtggacgcaagaggaactgacacttaaatgacaggtgtctcagttattttgccAAACCCCTGTATGTCTATGCTGCATACACTTAACAAATGTACGAATTAAAATCCTTTCAAGTATTTCCACCAATAAGTATATTTTAATGCTCTAATCTTATGTATTATTTACTTGCCCGTGTTACATGACATTTACTTAATCCCACAAATCCTACTATTTTGAAATTCTTGAGTAAATCTCACTAGATGAAATCGCGAAAGTGTTAACCAATTATAAGCAATGTTACCTACAATTTGGTAAAGTTTTGAAGACATTACTGCTTAAATCTGTTATGGTATTAATGCATACTTCAGGTAATATTCAGGTTGTAAACCAGGCTAGTCAGATGACATACTTTTACTTCAAGATGGCAACACTTCAGAGCAAATGAACATTTTCCCTATGACGTTTTAAACATGCAAATGGTAAGCAGATTTAAGCAAATTATTATAAAATCTATCCTCATAAtgcataatgtacacacacagagtgttgcCCATTTAGCGAatgtcgctagatttagcaacTTTTGGCTGCTCCTGGCGACTAAAAGCTTCCTCTAGCGACTTTTTGGTTAATCTGACAATTTTTTTAAACTtcccttttcagtgacaaaatcattgtttttcaacataattgtaactgcgccgccgtcagaagcgtttcctacggttaagcagggctgcagattagctctgatctccaaaaagtagctagcccTGGCCATTTGTATTATGAAAGTAGGCATGTTGGCATGACGTTACGCATGACGTCATCTAGCCACTTCtggcgacttttcagcgagccaatagagtctttcactttttttggggggggggtaacacacacacacacacacacacacacacacacacacacacacacacacacacacacacacacacacacacacactcatagcagTGTAAAAACAAACTGCTGTGAGTCTAAAGAATACTACATATACAGTAGAGACCCTTGGAAAAGGGTCTTTTTCCAATCTATTGCTAGTAGCACACTTTGATAGTATGACTGTCTCTGGTCCAACGAGCAtccagcttctttttttttttttaagggcacactgtgtgtgtttgcgtgtgtgtgtgtgtgtgtgtgtgtgtgtgtgtgtgtgtgtgtgtgtgtgtgtgtgtgtgtgtgtgtgtgtgtgtgtgtgtgtgtgtgtgtgtgtgtgtgtgtgtgtgtttgagtgtgtgtgtgtgtgtgtgtgtgtgtgtgtgtgtgtgtgtgtgtgtgtgtgtgtgtgtgtgtgtgtggccggccCCTAGCCATTCTTGTGCAGAATCTTTGAACTTTTCAGAGGGAGCTGGTTGTGTCATATGAGCTCTAGTCTGCATCATGCATGCTGGTGATGTACTGTTAAAACATTGTTGTCATAGAAACAAAAGGGAAAGTATGGCAGTGTGCTGTTGAAATGCTGGAATAAGGCAATCAAAAGCAGCCGTTATGCCAATGTTTTTCCCCCAAAAGaaggatgtaggcctacagtactatacagtaggcctacatgtgcatgGACATAATTGCTAATCTTTTAACGATATTGATGCTATTTACAAATGTACTTTAGCACTGCAATTCTTTATGAGTTTTCTGACTGATTCCAGTAGTTTTGTTGGACATGGTTTGGCTTTAACTGggtcttttaaagggacactgtgcaggaaatggtcaaaaaaggtactacaaatATGCTggttattgaaactgggctacctattgccaaatttgatctttacataaaagtttactaagtaataaacaaatattttctagtatggtccaagtacagtaatttttgcagctaaaaatggctatttttggaaattcaaaatggcggaccatggagaagatcccccttttcatgtataaaaagtgtaatttttccattcataatgaatacttagaagttgaCGCTTTCATGaagaaaggtaacattagtgaatgagcagcatgaattctggaaataaacaactaaaaatctcacacagtgtccctttaaagtaagaTATATATTGTAAATGTAAAGAACTTGGTCATTCAAGTGATTTTTCTAGTGTGCTGAATGTTTACCATCAAGTTCTTCTTCAAGTATGTAGGCTACTTTTGTTTATTGGCCCCACCATATTTGGTGCACCATTTAGCAACCGATGAGGCCAAAATTTTCAGGCACTTTTTATCAGTATCTATGTTTTGTAACTGTTGTTCTTCTACATAGAATTGGAAAATATGAAGTGTATTGCTGACAATAAGGTAGTAGTgtgaaataataggcctacccaTGTATAATGAGAAGCAGGTTACCTAAATCTATTGTTGATGTCCTTAGTCATCTTTCCATTTCGACAGTcatattcttaaaaaaaaaaaaatggatctTTGTATACTGACACAGCAGTGTGTTGAAGCTGATTTacatcattcattcatcattcatacACCATTTACAGTTATGTAATAACATAATGCTGTAATGGAAGCTGTGATTTTGCACATTTCAAGTACTAGCAACTCCAATGGCGCGTCTTTCTCGTGTTTGCATCACATCACTTAATCTTGAGGGCACACTATAAGCATTTGAGCGGCAACGATCTCTTAAATCAACTACTACTTATAATTTACTTGAATTACTCTTTGACCTCCAGCACCAGCACACAGTTCTTGGAAATTCATTAAAGTAAATCCCAgaaatctcaatctctctctctctctctctctctctctctctctctctctctctctctctctctctctctctctctcataattcaTTGGCCTCAGGGTGGGGGTAGGGAGTAAGGGGTGTGTTGTAATCATAAAACATGTCAGGAGAAATGTACAGATCCATTCACATTAAAAATGAGGAGCACCCACTAATGTTTACTCTGCCACCGTGATTTATGACAAACACATTCAAAGACTATCATTAGTTTAATACGAGGAAAGGGGGCGTTCTGATTcggcttgtttttttattttaaccaGCAGAGTTTTCTGCTAAATAAAGCAAGCCTCTGCTGTCACTTGTGTTCTAGTAATCATTTAATCTGACGCATGAGGGAGGCGCCAGTCACTACCTCCCTGACACCTCATCAAGGTGTGTCCATCACCTGATACATTATCTCGGTGTGCCCTACACCAGATACCTTAAGTAGGGCCAAAAGTCAGTCTGACGTAGTTCCTCCCATTCTTTCTTGTGGTCTCTGGCCTTGCGCGGAAAGGGCCAACGTTATTGGTGATCAAAGTTTTTATTCTAAAAACATTATTCAAACGTCATTCTCTCATTAGAAATCAGGACTAATGGAGGGAAGTGGATTGACTGACAGCCACAGAGCTCCACACATAACACCAgggctgtttcccaatgtccagtgttccaGCCTTGCCAGGACGTGAAACGTCCAGTGATtgtatactctttggtgaactccgtgaAGTGtacaatcactgggcgtttcacgtccttgcaaggctagaacacttgacattgggagaAAACCCAGGCTGTATTCCTCCTCTCAGCATGTGCACGTGTACATGTTCAAATGCAAAGTCCATTTGTACAACTGTCCATTGATGTTTTTGTGTAGCAATACAATTTTGATTCAATGCCTGTATACAATACACATAGCAGAAAAACCACAGTCTTATATAGTACTGTATATCAATGTGGTTTTACAGCAGGCCTTCCCTCTAGCCAGCTGgaaaaaacacatgctttcagaaatatgtatttattttatttacacacctctttgttgttgtttgttattcATACCCATTGTTCCTTCCTCCTCCAAATTGAACGCTGGAGCTATGACCCCTCTGTGACTCCCTGGTGGCCATCTCCATTGCTGGCTTTAGATTATTCAGGCTGCTGTGGATGAGGCTGAGCTCGGGGGAATAGCAGGTCTGTGGTCCCCAAACTCCCCGGCCAAATCAACCTGCCTCAGCCTCCACAGGGTCCCCTGAGTCACACTGTGCCAGGCCCAGAGCACCTGTGACTAGAGAGAGaggctcttctcttcctctccaaccatccctcactcgctctctgtctctctctctctctcactcactcactcacagatagACAAGAACAGGCAGCCTGACTGCCTTTGCCTGCTGTGGGTCCCCTGAGTCAGACACAGCCAGTTCCAGGGGATGTGAggaacatatctctctctctctctctctctctctctctctctctctctctctctctctctctctctctctctctctctctctctctctctctctctctctctctctctctctcatacctgaATCTCGCTCTGTCTATCTTACTTTTACACT is a genomic window containing:
- the LOC134438710 gene encoding P2X purinoceptor 7-like, whose amino-acid sequence is MAFNRPAIIQPYVLDPLSDPDAEQEEEEPPRSPRIPKPVSEWCRCGNCGAMPTEHESLCCQEVPEVTRRMEQVEGTQPQCVIDHPGFYATSLNVYVLQAMYNIYRADHGPVRLRGIEHRYRYLAYRMFVSWCWGFLGRHIRVVVPSCVVLRVRREFPDSQQQYMGFRLPPLR